In the Synechococcus sp. MU1643 genome, CATCTTCACCACCAAGCCCTATCTCTCCGGGTCGAACTACGTCCGCAAGATGTCGGACTACCGCAAAGGCGAGTGGTGTGACACCTGGGATGGCTTGTTCTGGAGTTTCATCCATTGCCATCAAGACTTCTTCCGGCGCCAATACCGCCTTGCGATGATGGCCCGCAACCTGGATCGCATCGGCGCCGATGTTCTAGTGGCCCATCAGCGCCGGGCCAGCGATTTTCTTGACGCTCTCACCTGAACCCTGCGTAAGGTCGCTCCAGAGCAGTTGTGTTGATGACGTTTTCGCCCGAGGCCTACCTCTGGTTCAAGACCCTGCACATCGTTGGAGTTGTGGTGTGGTTTGCAGGCCTCTTCTATCTGGTGCGTCTGTTCATCTATCACGTTGAAACCGAGGAGCTGGCGCCGGAATTGCAGCAGCCGTTCCGCGATCAATACACCTTGATGGAGAAACGTCTCGCCAACATCATCACCACGCCCGGTATGGCGGTGGCGGTGTCGATGGCAATCGGGTTGCTGCTGGCTCAGCCCTCCTGGCTTCAGCAGGGCTGGATGCACGCCAAGCTCGCCTTCGTGGCGGCTTTGCTGGCCTATCACGTGTTTTGTTACCGGCTGATGGGCCAACTCCACGCCGGCACCTGTGCCTGGTCGGGCAAGCAGCTCCGCGCCCTCAATGAGCTGCCCACGCTGCTGCTGGTGATCGTGGTGATGCTGGTGGTGTTCAAAACACAGTTCCCCACCAGCGCAGCGACCTGGTTCATCGTCGCTCTGGTGGTGTTCATGGCGGCGTCGATTCAGTTTTATGCCCGTTGGCGCCGACTGCGGGCCGAAGCCTCCGCCAAAGCTTGAGATGAGGGCTGAGATGACCCATCCGCTCAAGGCTGTTCTCGACCAGGTGGGACCGTCGAGCTGCCCCACCACGCACAACTTTCACTGCCACACTGTCTGCAGCGACGGCAGCCTCGAACCCCTGGACCTCATTCAGCAGGCCACCGAGCGGGGGCTCCAGCATCTTGCGGTGACGGATCACCACAGCAGCCAAGCCCATCAGGAGATCCAAGCCTGGCTGAAACAGCAGCGCGGCACCGGTGCCGTGCTCCCCACGGTTTGGAGCGGCATGGAAATCAGTGCACTGCTCAAGGGATGCCTGGTTCATGTGCTCGCCCTTGGCTTCGAGCTGAACCACCCTGCGCTTCAGCCCTACAACCGTGGTGATGCCGTTGTCGGTGAACCGCTAAGGGCTGAGGCTGTGGTCAAGGCAATCCATGAAGCCGGTGGATTGGCGGTGTTGGCCCATCCCGCCCGTTATCGCCTTGGTCATGACGTGTTGATCGATGAGGCGGCTCGTCTCGGTTTCGATGGCGGTGAAGCCTGGTACGACTACGACATGCAACCAAGCTGGTCTGCAAGTCCCTTGATCTGTGAATCCATCGACCGTCAGCTGAGCAACCTTGGCCTTTTGCGTACGTGTGGCACCGATACCCATGGAATTCACCTTTGCGGCCGCTAAGTTCGTCTCA is a window encoding:
- the hemJ gene encoding protoporphyrinogen oxidase HemJ produces the protein MTFSPEAYLWFKTLHIVGVVVWFAGLFYLVRLFIYHVETEELAPELQQPFRDQYTLMEKRLANIITTPGMAVAVSMAIGLLLAQPSWLQQGWMHAKLAFVAALLAYHVFCYRLMGQLHAGTCAWSGKQLRALNELPTLLLVIVVMLVVFKTQFPTSAATWFIVALVVFMAASIQFYARWRRLRAEASAKA
- a CDS encoding PHP domain-containing protein; translated protein: MTHPLKAVLDQVGPSSCPTTHNFHCHTVCSDGSLEPLDLIQQATERGLQHLAVTDHHSSQAHQEIQAWLKQQRGTGAVLPTVWSGMEISALLKGCLVHVLALGFELNHPALQPYNRGDAVVGEPLRAEAVVKAIHEAGGLAVLAHPARYRLGHDVLIDEAARLGFDGGEAWYDYDMQPSWSASPLICESIDRQLSNLGLLRTCGTDTHGIHLCGR